From Aspergillus luchuensis IFO 4308 DNA, chromosome 2, nearly complete sequence:
TGGACCCCAGCCCTGTCACCCCGATCTCCGTCAACCTGCCCAGCCCGGGCCCTCGAAGCTTCAGCCGGTCCTGGAGTAGCCTCGGCAAGGGCTCTCGCTCCCACGCCTCAGGGACCACCACCAGCGTCGCCACGATCGACGAATCCGTCGTAGCAACTGACCGCCAGCGCGCTCaggaggacttggagatgCTCTACGCTGCCGTGATGGAGCATGACGCACAGAAAGAAGCTGCCGCCGCAGCTCGGGGTGCCAACCAGGACTCCTCCGATGGAGACGAAGCTgtagcagaagcagcagcagcagcagagaaaGAGATTCCCTCTCCAGACAGCATCCCCACGAACCCATTCACAGATCGCTCCTCACACGTCTCCTCCAACAACTCTCCACTGAGCCCGCGGTCCAGCGGCCGGCTTTCCCGCATCTCCTCCCTTTCGCTGTTCAACCTCAAGTCGCAGAACCAGCAGCAATCAtcaagcagcaacagcaacagcagcaaactGCGTTCTCCACGACCCTTCCCTCTCCGCAAActttccatctcctcccccgtCGCCTCCCCATCCTACCAGGCCGATCAACCCCCCTTAACCCCAAGACACTACAATCCTCCACCCCGACCCCCAgcacctcctctcccagtaGCAACACCTGCAATGACTGCACaaaagcagcaacaacaaccatcCCTTCCCCAAATCAACacccaacctcctcctcccctcccaactCCCCG
This genomic window contains:
- a CDS encoding uncharacterized protein (COG:S;~EggNog:ENOG410PJQ4;~SECRETED:SignalP(1-16);~TransMembrane:1 (n4-15c20/21o44-68i)), whose protein sequence is MPYLLFFALLPRLITAGSVSKEQLNPVRRNSYPITPAVDESLLAIQIGGIVGAYVIFVAILLSLLLFVGRRLRRAVLSSNYSLHVEMMKPVKPPPSMDPSPVTPISVNLPSPGPRSFSRSWSSLGKGSRSHASGTTTSVATIDESVVATDRQRAQEDLEMLYAAVMEHDAQKEAAAAARGANQDSSDGDEAVAEAAAAAEKEIPSPDSIPTNPFTDRSSHVSSNNSPLSPRSSGRLSRISSLSLFNLKSQNQQQSSSSNSNSSKLRSPRPFPLRKLSISSPVASPSYQADQPPLTPRHYNPPPRPPAPPLPVATPAMTAQKQQQQPSLPQINTQPPPPLPTPRLEPPRAKERSPRGPVPPPLTLTTPTGSNTTHHGRSPSSSLPFRDAYPLQSAPATKLTVLERPMKQLNGPRTGMPTPYSPYMPFTPVTPLTPSSMITKRQRRRAEKESGLKVLNEDDLVRDDGDMWGY